Proteins from a single region of Psilocybe cubensis strain MGC-MH-2018 chromosome 3, whole genome shotgun sequence:
- a CDS encoding Rhamnolipids biosynthesis 3-oxoacyl-[acyl-carrier-protein] reductase, translating into MSSDLRLESLFKVAGKIVLVTGGGSGIGKMIATGFAQNGAKVYIAARKENQLKEAVDDINKVATGPKAEYIVANVGSKAGCNALIAEFRKRENKLHVLVNNSGITWGGPFLDFPEEKGWDNVFNVNVKSIFYMTAGLSDLLIKDSTNRDPARVINISSTASVEPGSEGALSAEGNGTWSYQSSKAAVNHLTSQLALKLISNNVTVNAILPGLFPSKMTAFGLRTAGEEAFNEGQPTGRIGASSDIAGLALFLASPASAHITGTHTLIDGGSRYLRHAIAPAVKL; encoded by the exons ATGTCGTCTG ATCTTCGTCTCGAGTCGTTGTTCAAGGTTGCTGGGAAGATCG TTTTGGTTACGGGCGGAGGATCCGGCATTGGGAAGATGATTGCCACTGGATTTGCTCAAAATGGAGCCAAGGTCTACATCGCTGCGCGGAAAGAGAATCAACTCAAAGAA GCTGTAGAtgatatcaacaaagtcgcTACTGGACCCAAGGCGGAATACATTGTTGCCAACGTCGGC TCAAAAGCAGGTTGCAATGCTCTAATTGCAGAGTTCCGAAAGCGCGAAAACAAGCTCCATGTTCTGGTGAACAACTCTGGCATCACATGGGGTGGACCCTTCCTCGACTTTCCCGAGGAGAAGGGTTGGGACAACGTCTTTAACGTCAACGTGAAAAGTATCTTTTACA TGACTGCTGG ACTCTCGGATCTTCTCATCAAAGATTCAACGAATCGCGACCCCGCACGCGTCATCAACATCTCTTCGACCGCATCTGTAGAACCCGGAAGCGAAGGCGCGCTCAGTGCTGAAGGAAACGGAACATGGAGTT ACCAATCTAGTAAAGCAGCTG TAAACCATTTGACATCACAGCTCGCTCTCAAGCTTATTTCCAACAATGTCAC TGTCAATGCTATCCTACCGGG TCTCTTCCCCAGCAAAATGACCGCGTTCGGACTCAGAACTGCTGGCGAGGAAGCTTTCAACGAAGGCCAACCCACAGGCCGCATTGGCGCGTCATCTGACATCGCTGGGCTTGCCCTATTCCTCGCCTCGCCTGCCTCGGCACACATCACTGGCACACATACCCTCATTGACGGTGGTTCACGATACCTCCGGCATGCGATTGCGCCCGCAGTCAAATTGTAA